Proteins found in one Triticum aestivum cultivar Chinese Spring chromosome 4D, IWGSC CS RefSeq v2.1, whole genome shotgun sequence genomic segment:
- the LOC123096907 gene encoding phylloplanin, giving the protein MGNGFAVELTMAAVAVGATDPAAMMASMTVGASTVMGRRSRLRHRLLRPWVRWRQQQWQWPRPWQHRRNEGYIVGGGSSVRDGAGDVCCIHGCARDEGGVTMGLRMRLRGDDSGDGDGAVILAVATVVAACCAVASAQTKFGKLVITGVVPCNTGTLIDVATSPAFPDANVELRCGGNVVAGAKTSQNGSFAMEADMTNALAAFVGACELVVDTPLVKCDGKLPAAGALVSYLQGPLTRLLSGIFQLAPAGFSFRMS; this is encoded by the exons ATGGGGAACGGGTTTGCAGTGGAGCTAACGATGGCGGCTGTAGCTGTGGGCGCGACAGATCCGGCGGCGATGATGGCTTCCATGACGGTCGGCGCATCTACGGTCATGGGGCGGCGGAGCCGGCTGCGGCATCGGCTGCTGCGGCCATGGGTGAGATGGAGACAGCAACAATGGCAGTGGCCTCGGCCTTGGCAGCACAGACGCAACGAAGGATACATTGTAGGTGGCGGCAGCTCCGTGAGGGATGGAGCCGGTGACGTTTGCTGCATCCACGGCTGTGCGCGGGATGAAGGCGGCGTGACGATGGGGTTGCGGATGAGGCTAAGGGGAGACGACAGTGGCGATGGCGATG GCGCCGTTATTCTCGCCGTCGCCACGGTCGTGGCAGCCTGCTGTGCCGTGGCTTCCGCGCAGACCAAGTTCGGCAAGCTCGTCATCACCGGCGTCGTGCCCTGCAACACCGGCACCCTCATCGACGTCGCCACTTCTCCGGCATTTCCAG ACGCGAACGTGGAGCTGCGGTGCGGCGGCAACGTGGTGGCCGGCGCCAAGACGAGCCAGAACGGGTCGTTCGCGATGGAGGCAGACATGACCAACGCGCTGGCGGCGTTTGTGGGCGCCTGCGAGCTGGTGGTGGACACGCCGCTGGTAAAATGCGACGGGAAGCTGCCGGCGGCGGGGGCGCTGGTGTCCTACCTGCAGGGCCCGCTCACTAGGCTGCTCAGCGGCATCTTCCAGCTCGCCCCCGCCGGCTTCTCCTTCCGTATGAGCTGA